The Ignavibacteriales bacterium genome includes a region encoding these proteins:
- the nuoK gene encoding NADH-quinone oxidoreductase subunit NuoK yields the protein MTIEQFLQWLQTPGLNHFLLISGILFSLGVFAILTRRNAIMVLMGIELVLNAANINFLAFSRFTTGTLDGQVIAIFVIILAAAEAAIALAIILNIYQNFNTVNVDEINQLKD from the coding sequence TTGAACAATTTCTGCAGTGGCTGCAGACTCCCGGTCTGAACCATTTCTTGCTGATCAGCGGCATCCTGTTTTCTCTCGGGGTCTTTGCGATCCTGACGCGCCGCAATGCGATCATGGTCCTCATGGGAATCGAGCTGGTGCTGAACGCCGCGAACATTAATTTCCTGGCTTTCTCAAGGTTTACGACCGGGACGCTGGATGGGCAGGTCATCGCGATCTTCGTGATCATCCTCGCAGCCGCCGAGGCGGCAATCGCCCTGGCAATCATCCTGAACATCTACCAGAACTTCAACACTGTGAACGTCGACGAGATCAATCAACTCAAAGACTGA